From the Candidatus Krumholzibacteriota bacterium genome, one window contains:
- the lysS gene encoding lysine--tRNA ligase, producing the protein MGKKIKKDGIQEREQRILKLEKIRKMGVVPYPYTFERSHLIEQLQKDRKELIGEDEVSVCGRIMALRGHGHTSFGDIKDYSGKIQFYIKDEKVKESDFELFKLLDVGDIIGINGVLFKTRTGELTIRVKEIELLSKSLLPLPEKYHGLQNKELRYRRRYLDLIVNEDVMDIFIKRSKIIDSMREYLKKYDFLEVDTPILQPIYGGASARPFKTHHNSLDMDLYLRIADELYLKRLVVGGMERVFEFSRDFRNEGMDRSHNPEFTMMECYAAYWDYNDIMKFLEDMFVFICDALYGYNKISYGEHEIDLTPPWEKKTFFGVLEEMTGKDLTDTSKEGLVKTALDNKLAVDKGLSRGEILDLLFSELVEPKLIQPVFIMDHPIEISPLAKKHREREGLVERFEPYIAGFEIANAFSELNDPIDQRRRFEDQMTERDESGGESYPLDEDYILALEHGLPPTGGLGVGIDRLVMLLTNSHSIRDVILFPQMRPEEGRD; encoded by the coding sequence GTGGGGAAAAAGATTAAAAAGGACGGAATACAAGAGAGAGAACAGAGAATCCTTAAACTGGAAAAGATCAGAAAGATGGGTGTAGTACCATATCCATACACCTTTGAAAGATCACACTTAATAGAACAATTACAGAAAGACCGGAAGGAATTAATAGGAGAAGATGAGGTATCAGTTTGCGGAAGGATCATGGCCTTAAGGGGGCACGGCCATACTTCTTTTGGAGATATTAAGGATTATAGTGGAAAAATCCAATTTTATATCAAAGATGAAAAGGTTAAGGAAAGTGATTTTGAACTTTTCAAACTGCTTGACGTTGGGGATATCATAGGCATAAATGGAGTGTTATTTAAAACGCGCACCGGAGAACTTACAATAAGAGTAAAAGAGATTGAATTACTCAGCAAGTCGCTGCTTCCCCTTCCGGAAAAGTACCATGGTCTTCAGAATAAAGAACTGAGGTACAGAAGAAGGTATCTGGATCTGATAGTAAATGAAGATGTAATGGATATTTTCATCAAGAGATCAAAGATTATAGATTCCATGAGAGAGTATTTGAAGAAATATGACTTTCTGGAAGTGGATACTCCAATACTTCAGCCCATATATGGAGGCGCTTCAGCCAGACCGTTCAAAACTCACCATAATTCTCTTGATATGGATCTCTATCTTAGAATTGCAGATGAGCTCTACTTAAAGAGGCTTGTTGTTGGAGGGATGGAAAGGGTCTTCGAATTTTCAAGGGATTTCAGGAATGAGGGAATGGACAGATCTCATAATCCCGAATTCACAATGATGGAGTGTTATGCCGCTTACTGGGATTATAATGATATAATGAAATTCTTAGAGGATATGTTTGTTTTTATTTGCGATGCCCTATATGGTTATAATAAAATATCTTACGGGGAACACGAAATAGATCTTACTCCACCCTGGGAAAAGAAGACATTTTTTGGAGTACTCGAGGAAATGACGGGTAAAGATCTTACTGATACAAGCAAAGAGGGGCTTGTGAAGACCGCTCTGGATAATAAGCTCGCTGTGGACAAAGGATTGTCCAGGGGAGAAATTTTAGATCTTCTTTTTTCTGAACTGGTAGAACCTAAACTTATCCAGCCTGTTTTTATTATGGACCATCCCATTGAGATTTCTCCATTGGCAAAGAAGCACAGGGAACGAGAAGGGCTTGTAGAAAGGTTCGAACCATATATTGCGGGATTTGAAATTGCCAACGCCTTCAGTGAATTGAACGACCCGATTGATCAGCGCCGCCGGTTCGAAGATCAGATGACCGAGCGCGATGAGAGCGGCGGAGAATCCTATCCTCTCGATGAGGATTATATTTTGGCTCTTGAGCATGGACTGCCTCCTACAGGCGGATTAGGGGTTGGAATAGATCGGCTTGTTATGCTCCTTACGAATTCACATTCTATTCGAGACGTGATTCTTTTTCCCCAAATGAGGCCCGAAGAGGGCAGAGATTAA
- a CDS encoding protein arginine kinase, with product MKEDFERLTGESVDWIVNGSFEDDIVLSTRVRLARNLEDWAFPHWSKEGLLEKLDSKIKKAVLKTKLLSDALVIDMDELSDMERMVLAERRLISRNMVKFFKNRSLIVSEDERLGVMINEEDHLRLYATDAGLSVKKVFSLVNSLDNQLDKKLNFAFSARFGYLTACPTNVGTGLRISTLVHLPGLVSNNDIRQVVDGLRHVRLSVRGTYGEGSEVIGNFFQISNSVTLGLSEIETAENMEMHIKKVIEFEKKARDSLMKEAHTLLEDRICRSFGVLKNARIISSKEAMKLISEVRMGVGMGIVSGVKLNNLNEMLSRIQPIHLQQYSGKAMTPDERDIARADLIRSILKENGNR from the coding sequence ATGAAAGAAGATTTTGAAAGATTAACCGGCGAATCTGTCGATTGGATTGTAAATGGCAGCTTCGAAGATGATATAGTTCTTTCAACTCGTGTTAGATTAGCGAGAAATCTCGAGGATTGGGCTTTTCCCCACTGGTCAAAAGAAGGTTTGCTGGAGAAATTAGACAGCAAAATCAAGAAGGCGGTACTTAAGACAAAACTTTTAAGCGATGCGTTAGTTATTGACATGGACGAACTGTCAGATATGGAAAGAATGGTACTGGCTGAAAGAAGATTGATTTCTCGAAATATGGTCAAGTTTTTTAAAAACAGGAGTCTCATTGTTTCTGAAGATGAACGTCTCGGAGTTATGATAAATGAAGAAGATCATTTAAGGTTATACGCGACTGACGCGGGGTTATCTGTCAAGAAAGTTTTTTCACTGGTTAATTCTTTGGACAATCAGCTTGATAAAAAACTAAACTTCGCTTTTTCCGCAAGGTTCGGTTATTTGACCGCCTGTCCCACAAATGTAGGAACCGGCCTCCGTATATCAACGCTTGTTCACCTTCCGGGACTGGTCAGCAATAATGATATAAGACAGGTCGTTGACGGTTTGAGGCATGTGAGACTTTCAGTAAGAGGAACATATGGGGAAGGGAGTGAAGTGATAGGTAACTTTTTCCAGATATCCAACAGCGTTACCCTGGGCCTCTCTGAGATAGAAACAGCTGAAAATATGGAGATGCATATAAAGAAAGTAATTGAGTTTGAAAAAAAGGCTCGTGACAGTTTGATGAAAGAGGCACACACTTTGCTTGAAGATAGAATATGCAGGTCTTTTGGAGTATTAAAGAACGCGAGAATTATAAGTTCCAAAGAAGCCATGAAGTTGATATCGGAAGTTCGCATGGGTGTTGGTATGGGAATTGTCTCCGGAGTTAAGTTGAATAATCTTAATGAGATGCTGAGCAGGATTCAGCCGATTCATCTACAGCAATATTCCGGAAAAGCAATGACTCCAGATGAAAGGGATATAGCGCGGGCGGATTTAATAAGGTCTATTTTAAAGGAGAATGGAAACAGGTGA
- a CDS encoding FtsX-like permease family protein codes for MHYSLYIAMRHLRTKRRSGFVSRVTIIAVGGTFVGVATLIIVLSLMNGFEEELRNRIVEFNTHALVFTRTKSAWTKIDSVAVEVEKLPEVIDTSPFVRSESLIYYELIPGVKANIKGVIVKGVDLERERNVSAVIDSFNPEVKSFDVKWFEDQTQVPGIVLGEELAKSLRISIGEKVSLVSAPTQLQAGVMKPSTREFRVISFFKTGVYEFDSRFAYISIKEAKDFFDFEASTRGFGIKLRDIYRADKVDSKIQDLLHSFEYGTNNWINMNRNLFSYIKVEKILMFLLLGLIILVAAFNLVGMLTMVIMEKRAEIGILRSMGASSGGIMSIFMIEGTIIGFIGTFLGVIGGLTATVILKQIQLDLPPDVYFINTLPVVVKGLDIFMISVASLVISIIATVYPSWEACHVLPLDAIQYE; via the coding sequence ATGCACTATTCACTGTATATAGCAATGAGACACCTGAGAACAAAACGGCGCAGCGGTTTTGTTTCAAGAGTTACTATAATCGCTGTGGGCGGCACATTTGTAGGTGTTGCTACTCTGATAATAGTTCTTTCTCTTATGAACGGATTCGAGGAGGAACTGAGAAACCGTATCGTTGAGTTCAACACACACGCCCTCGTTTTTACAAGGACGAAAAGTGCCTGGACCAAGATCGACTCTGTCGCGGTGGAAGTTGAAAAACTGCCCGAAGTTATAGATACATCGCCCTTTGTAAGGAGCGAATCACTCATTTACTATGAACTTATTCCGGGTGTGAAAGCAAACATCAAGGGAGTAATTGTTAAGGGTGTGGATCTTGAGAGAGAACGTAATGTTTCCGCTGTGATTGATTCTTTCAACCCAGAAGTCAAATCATTTGATGTGAAATGGTTTGAGGATCAAACACAGGTTCCCGGGATTGTGTTGGGAGAAGAACTCGCGAAGTCATTAAGGATTTCAATTGGTGAAAAAGTCAGCCTGGTAAGCGCCCCAACTCAGCTTCAGGCGGGTGTGATGAAACCCAGTACTAGAGAATTTAGAGTTATTTCCTTTTTCAAAACAGGTGTATACGAATTTGATTCGCGGTTTGCCTATATTAGTATAAAAGAAGCGAAAGACTTTTTTGACTTTGAGGCTTCTACAAGGGGGTTCGGTATAAAACTCCGCGATATATACCGGGCTGACAAGGTTGACTCAAAAATCCAGGATTTACTGCACTCATTTGAATACGGTACAAACAATTGGATAAATATGAACAGAAATCTATTCAGCTATATCAAAGTAGAAAAGATACTGATGTTTTTGCTTCTCGGCTTAATTATTCTAGTTGCCGCTTTTAATCTTGTCGGTATGCTGACTATGGTGATAATGGAAAAGAGAGCTGAGATCGGGATTCTCCGTTCTATGGGTGCGTCTTCGGGAGGAATAATGTCAATTTTTATGATCGAAGGTACTATCATTGGTTTTATAGGTACTTTTCTGGGAGTAATAGGAGGCTTGACCGCAACTGTCATATTAAAACAGATTCAACTTGATCTGCCTCCGGATGTTTATTTTATAAACACTCTGCCTGTTGTAGTGAAAGGGCTTGATATTTTTATGATAAGTGTCGCTTCTCTCGTAATTTCCATTATAGCTACTGTCTATCCAAGTTGGGAAGCATGTCACGTTCTTCCACTTGATGCTATTCAGTATGAATAG
- a CDS encoding UvrB/UvrC motif-containing protein, with protein sequence MLCQFCNKRQATIHFTNVVGNKVQKIHLCRKCAEEKGFDYLKKSNIEKGDLLGGLMGFSNDAVSKTKAGKTCPNCSMKYTFLKKEGLMGCSQCYKSFADQLFPLLKSIHGDTRHMGKIPSRFGKEVSLERKMIKLREELNSAVEIENYEKAAQIRDKINRLKNST encoded by the coding sequence ATGCTCTGCCAATTCTGCAATAAAAGACAAGCAACGATTCATTTTACGAATGTTGTGGGGAATAAGGTTCAGAAGATTCATTTGTGCAGAAAATGTGCTGAAGAAAAGGGTTTTGATTATCTTAAGAAGAGTAATATAGAAAAAGGGGACCTTCTGGGAGGGCTTATGGGGTTTTCAAACGATGCTGTTTCAAAAACGAAAGCCGGTAAAACCTGTCCAAATTGCTCGATGAAATACACTTTCCTTAAAAAAGAAGGGTTGATGGGTTGTTCGCAATGCTACAAGTCATTTGCCGACCAGTTATTTCCGCTTTTGAAAAGTATACATGGCGACACGAGACATATGGGTAAAATTCCTTCAAGGTTTGGGAAAGAGGTCAGCCTTGAAAGAAAAATGATCAAGTTGCGTGAAGAGTTAAACAGTGCCGTGGAAATCGAAAATTATGAAAAAGCAGCGCAAATCAGGGATAAAATAAATAGACTTAAGAATTCAACATAA
- the coaE gene encoding dephospho-CoA kinase (Dephospho-CoA kinase (CoaE) performs the final step in coenzyme A biosynthesis.), which produces MDTPVVVVTGPIASGKSTVARIIADNGGVLLDADKIANLLLEDRKVRERVLREFGKKVTDDSGLISREKLGRIVFSDREKLELLNRILYPYLKRRVEEEILSVDGSVKYIVLDAVLFFQYKFDFEEKLVVVTRAPENVRKARLAARDGIDKEEAEKRVRSQRPIYKDWEKGDIVIDTDCSIEEVKDYALKLRADFIDKSVK; this is translated from the coding sequence ATGGATACGCCAGTGGTAGTTGTAACCGGCCCTATCGCCTCCGGTAAAAGCACAGTTGCGAGAATTATAGCTGATAATGGAGGGGTTCTGCTTGACGCGGATAAAATAGCAAATCTTCTTCTCGAGGATAGGAAGGTCAGAGAGAGAGTCCTGCGGGAATTTGGAAAGAAAGTTACTGATGACAGCGGTTTGATCTCAAGGGAAAAACTTGGGAGAATCGTCTTCTCAGACAGAGAAAAACTCGAGTTGCTTAACAGAATCCTTTATCCTTATTTAAAGAGGAGAGTTGAAGAAGAAATATTATCCGTTGACGGCTCCGTAAAGTATATTGTACTTGATGCCGTGCTCTTTTTTCAGTATAAATTCGACTTTGAGGAAAAACTTGTAGTTGTCACAAGAGCACCTGAAAATGTCAGGAAAGCCAGACTCGCGGCAAGAGACGGCATAGATAAAGAAGAAGCTGAGAAGAGGGTTAGATCGCAAAGGCCTATTTACAAAGATTGGGAAAAAGGCGATATAGTAATAGATACAGATTGCTCTATAGAGGAAGTGAAAGATTATGCTCTTAAGTTGAGAGCTGATTTTATCGATAAGAGTGTAAAGTAA
- a CDS encoding ABC transporter ATP-binding protein, producing MSVITAKDIFKSFEGKNERIDVLKGVNFKAEEGEVIVIYGVSGAGKSTLLHILGTLDLPDSGDLTVCGNGTADSTSSEINELRNRCFGFVFQFHHLLPEFSAIENVIMPALISGNDKKLLIDRAEELLSEVGLSKRFSHRPAELSGGEQQRVAVARGLMNDPAIILGDEPSGNLDDKNSDLLHSMIFRLSKTKNQTFIIVTHKKELVDKADKCLVLENGVLVEGE from the coding sequence ATGAGTGTTATTACAGCAAAAGATATTTTTAAATCCTTTGAGGGAAAAAATGAACGGATAGATGTACTCAAGGGTGTAAATTTTAAAGCTGAAGAAGGAGAAGTTATAGTAATTTATGGAGTTTCCGGTGCCGGAAAAAGCACTCTCCTTCATATCCTCGGCACACTTGATCTTCCCGACAGCGGCGATTTAACGGTTTGCGGCAACGGCACGGCTGATTCAACAAGTTCTGAAATAAATGAGCTGCGCAACCGCTGTTTTGGATTTGTCTTTCAGTTCCATCACCTTCTCCCTGAGTTCAGCGCTATAGAAAATGTGATTATGCCCGCGCTTATATCCGGAAATGATAAGAAACTTTTAATAGATAGAGCGGAGGAGTTATTATCTGAAGTTGGACTTTCGAAAAGGTTTTCTCACCGTCCGGCGGAGTTATCGGGAGGTGAACAGCAGAGGGTGGCTGTAGCGAGAGGATTGATGAATGATCCAGCTATAATTCTCGGGGATGAACCCTCGGGAAATCTTGATGATAAAAACAGTGATTTACTGCATTCGATGATTTTCAGACTCAGTAAGACCAAGAATCAAACTTTTATTATAGTTACTCACAAAAAGGAACTAGTGGATAAGGCTGATAAATGCCTTGTGCTCGAGAATGGAGTACTAGTCGAAGGAGAATAA
- a CDS encoding ATP-dependent Clp protease ATP-binding subunit, whose amino-acid sequence METGEYTRKDETEIMNDKFTERVRKVIYLARDEANRLQHDYIGTEHILLGIVREGEGIAARVLKKLGLNLEQVQKAIENIVRPTGGTLTLGEIPLTPRAKRILELSVEEARLLSHNYVGTEHLLLGLIREGEGVAARVLLELGVDRKKVRNEIMKLLQSSGGMGAHKESKIHRETPNLNQFGRDITKLAKENKLDPIIGREIEINRIIQILCRRKKNNPVLIGEPGVGKTAILEGLAQKIVNKETPGLLRDKRIINLDLSSVVAGTKYRGQFEERLKTIINEISNNDQIIIFIDEIHTIVGAGGAEGAIDASNMLKPALARGEIQCIGATTLDEYRKYIEKDGALERRFQSILINPPNEEETINIIMGLRDKYEAHHRTKFTKEAIAQAVYLSQRYVQGRFLPDKAIDIIDEAGSRARLSISTMPEEQIEIMEKIENITKEKESAIQAQEFEKAASFRDTEKEIKKELEDMQRKWRESRRESSSIVTDKDIATVIAEITGIPVSDVEEEETIKLLNLEDELRKRVVGQEEALEVVARAVRRNRAGLRDPKRPIGSFVFLGPTGVGKTELARTLSATLFENQDALIQIDMSEYMEKFSVSRLVGAPPGYVGYEEGGQLTEKVRRRPYSVVLLDEIEKAHPDVFNILLQIFEEGNITDSFGRRVDFKNTVIIMTSNAGVKDIKGKKGMGFVSMEDEEKSGYEHMKTKVLEATKQIFNPEFINRLDELIVFRQLNKDDLMKIIDILLRDLYSRLKTQNFKFEITKGAKEVILANGYDPTLGARPLKRAIQRLLENPLSEKLLSGEINKSEKLVISDDPEKKKLIFKNGKKVLS is encoded by the coding sequence ATGGAAACAGGTGAATACACTCGAAAGGATGAAACAGAGATTATGAATGACAAATTTACAGAAAGAGTAAGGAAAGTTATATATCTCGCCCGTGATGAAGCGAACAGGCTTCAGCACGATTATATTGGAACCGAACATATCCTTTTGGGAATAGTGCGTGAGGGAGAGGGGATTGCCGCTAGAGTTCTGAAAAAATTAGGCCTTAATCTCGAGCAAGTACAAAAAGCAATAGAGAACATAGTTCGTCCCACAGGCGGCACTTTGACTCTGGGAGAGATACCTCTGACACCAAGAGCTAAGAGAATTCTGGAATTGTCCGTGGAAGAGGCGAGGCTGCTAAGTCATAATTACGTTGGTACGGAACATCTTCTACTGGGATTGATAAGAGAGGGTGAAGGAGTGGCGGCGAGGGTTTTGCTGGAATTGGGTGTGGACAGAAAAAAGGTCAGGAATGAAATAATGAAGCTCCTTCAGAGCTCCGGCGGCATGGGGGCTCACAAAGAATCCAAAATCCATAGAGAAACGCCGAATCTAAATCAGTTCGGGCGTGATATCACCAAACTTGCTAAAGAAAACAAACTTGATCCGATAATCGGCAGAGAGATTGAAATCAATAGAATTATTCAGATTTTATGCCGGAGGAAGAAAAATAATCCTGTACTGATTGGTGAGCCGGGTGTTGGCAAAACGGCTATTCTTGAAGGATTAGCACAGAAGATCGTCAACAAGGAAACTCCGGGACTTTTAAGAGACAAGAGAATTATAAATCTTGATTTGTCAAGTGTCGTGGCCGGGACTAAATATAGAGGGCAATTTGAGGAACGGCTTAAAACTATAATAAATGAAATAAGCAATAACGATCAGATAATCATTTTTATAGATGAAATTCATACAATAGTCGGTGCAGGCGGGGCGGAAGGAGCTATAGATGCTTCAAATATGCTCAAACCGGCTCTAGCGCGAGGTGAAATTCAGTGTATCGGAGCCACTACACTTGACGAATACAGAAAATACATTGAAAAAGACGGAGCTCTTGAAAGAAGGTTCCAGTCGATACTGATAAATCCTCCCAATGAAGAGGAAACAATAAATATTATTATGGGACTGCGTGACAAGTATGAAGCCCATCACAGGACTAAATTTACAAAGGAAGCTATAGCGCAGGCGGTATATCTGTCCCAGAGGTATGTACAGGGCAGATTCCTGCCGGATAAAGCGATAGATATTATTGATGAAGCCGGCTCCAGGGCGAGGCTTTCTATTTCAACTATGCCTGAAGAACAGATCGAAATAATGGAAAAGATTGAAAATATAACAAAAGAGAAAGAATCGGCAATCCAGGCCCAGGAATTTGAAAAGGCGGCTTCTTTCAGAGATACTGAAAAGGAAATAAAAAAAGAATTAGAGGATATGCAGAGGAAATGGCGTGAAAGCAGAAGGGAAAGCAGCTCGATAGTTACTGATAAAGATATAGCGACTGTAATTGCTGAAATTACCGGAATACCCGTCTCAGACGTAGAGGAGGAAGAAACGATAAAACTTCTCAATCTCGAAGATGAACTGAGAAAGAGGGTAGTGGGTCAGGAGGAAGCTCTGGAAGTAGTAGCCAGGGCTGTTAGAAGAAACAGAGCCGGATTGAGGGACCCCAAAAGACCAATAGGTTCATTTGTCTTTCTTGGCCCCACGGGTGTGGGGAAAACTGAACTGGCAAGGACTTTGTCGGCTACCTTATTCGAAAACCAGGACGCCCTTATTCAGATTGATATGTCTGAGTATATGGAGAAGTTTTCAGTTTCCCGGCTTGTTGGCGCTCCACCTGGGTATGTCGGTTATGAAGAAGGCGGACAGTTAACTGAGAAGGTCAGAAGAAGGCCTTACTCAGTGGTTCTCCTGGATGAAATTGAAAAGGCTCACCCGGATGTTTTTAACATCCTTCTGCAAATATTTGAAGAGGGAAATATTACAGATTCATTCGGCAGAAGAGTTGATTTTAAAAACACAGTAATTATTATGACTTCGAATGCCGGAGTAAAGGATATTAAGGGTAAGAAGGGTATGGGCTTTGTATCGATGGAGGATGAAGAAAAATCAGGCTACGAACATATGAAAACAAAAGTGCTGGAAGCCACAAAGCAGATTTTTAATCCTGAATTTATAAATAGACTTGATGAACTTATAGTCTTCCGTCAGTTGAACAAGGATGATCTGATGAAGATTATTGACATTCTGTTAAGAGATCTTTATTCAAGACTCAAAACTCAGAATTTTAAATTTGAGATTACTAAAGGAGCGAAAGAAGTAATTTTAGCTAACGGATATGATCCAACTCTCGGAGCAAGGCCTTTGAAAAGAGCAATACAGAGACTGCTTGAAAACCCCTTGAGTGAAAAATTATTAAGCGGTGAAATTAATAAGAGTGAAAAGCTTGTTATATCCGATGACCCAGAAAAGAAAAAGCTGATCTTTAAGAACGGTAAAAAAGTGCTTTCCTGA
- the prfB gene encoding peptide chain release factor 2 (programmed frameshift): MSSISINEINENMEKIIERIDKVRGYLDLEFLSKRIFEIEKKMSDPGFWDNRVQAEKLVKELKEKKSVIEPYSDINNRINSVKELVALSNNEEDESILAEIAPELERLNSEVDKFELRILLSGEHDNDNALINIHPGAGGTESQDWTEMLLRLYTKYLENNDFTYRFLDMQPGDEAGIKNVTLEVKGDFAYGKLSAESGIHRLVRISPFDAGHRRHTSFASVMVWPEIDEEIEIDIKPDDIRIDTYRASGAGGQHVNKTSSAIRITHHPTGIVVQCQNERSQHRNREMAMKVLRSRIYAKLLEEEEKEKAKLAGEKQDISWGHQIRSYVFHPYTLVKDHRTDLQTGNVMAVMDGKIEEFIDAYLRWKERKE, encoded by the exons ATGAGTTCGATCAGTATAAATGAAATAAATGAAAATATGGAAAAAATAATAGAGAGAATCGATAAAGTGCGGGGGTATCTT GACCTTGAGTTTTTAAGCAAGAGGATCTTCGAGATAGAAAAGAAGATGTCGGATCCGGGTTTCTGGGATAACAGGGTACAAGCTGAAAAGCTTGTAAAAGAGCTTAAAGAAAAAAAATCTGTCATTGAACCATACAGTGATATCAACAACCGTATAAATTCTGTAAAGGAGCTTGTAGCCCTGAGTAATAATGAAGAAGATGAGTCAATATTAGCCGAAATAGCGCCGGAACTCGAAAGGCTCAACAGTGAGGTTGATAAGTTCGAGTTGCGTATTCTTCTCTCCGGCGAACATGATAATGATAACGCTTTGATTAACATCCATCCAGGGGCGGGGGGAACCGAGTCGCAGGATTGGACCGAGATGCTGCTCAGATTGTATACTAAGTATCTTGAGAATAATGATTTCACTTACAGGTTTCTTGATATGCAGCCGGGCGATGAAGCGGGAATAAAGAATGTGACTCTGGAGGTAAAAGGAGATTTTGCCTATGGTAAACTGAGTGCTGAAAGCGGTATACACAGACTGGTCAGGATATCACCTTTTGACGCGGGCCACAGAAGACATACTTCATTTGCTTCAGTTATGGTCTGGCCTGAGATCGATGAAGAGATTGAAATTGATATAAAACCGGATGATATAAGGATAGATACATACCGTGCCAGTGGTGCCGGAGGACAGCATGTTAACAAGACATCTTCGGCGATTAGAATAACTCACCACCCGACGGGGATAGTAGTTCAGTGCCAGAACGAACGTTCTCAGCACAGAAACAGGGAGATGGCAATGAAGGTGTTGAGATCGAGGATATACGCCAAACTGCTTGAAGAGGAGGAAAAGGAGAAGGCCAAACTGGCTGGAGAGAAGCAGGATATATCCTGGGGGCACCAGATCCGAAGTTATGTGTTCCATCCGTATACTTTAGTCAAGGATCACAGAACGGATCTTCAGACCGGCAATGTTATGGCGGTAATGGACGGGAAAATTGAAGAGTTTATAGACGCTTATCTAAGGTGGAAGGAAAGGAAAGAATAA